One window from the genome of Cyprinus carpio isolate SPL01 chromosome B1, ASM1834038v1, whole genome shotgun sequence encodes:
- the LOC109057424 gene encoding caskin-1-like — protein sequence MITHLESEVSSLPQEEWSRMDATATLRRPRQPHHSDGEHFNWTDTSTIKRRPKALAPPQSNGTDGNGPENFRRRPVSEACVGDGGREEELHHDGFGSLPRQILKPPVSPKPAMALRKPDLPTPTRRVPLPGPEGQHSPVEVKKVPPPVSPKPSPPPTLPKPVKIKLIHTIGTPGSLQADVLSPSSASFSQAPSEQLEHPPQTMSPVTPKPVDGSMLSPRSATSPAQSPQTPQTPQTPQTPSTPGSGSAPVKPPRSSMAGLSVDIPSPLEVELPGVDVQSKLREVEKQREEDDGRRDERVEEVGIARMERTGLIKMDQMFQGEQGLISDTGEGAGPVVMKMRKVGVARQTQVEGEPQDGEGKTEVESQGLLKVAETGGSASGDMVQLRLEETSASLAAALEVVEEKIKKDDSSIVDNKSTVNILDDIGSMFDDLADQLEAMLD from the exons ATGATCACTCATTTGGAATCGGAAGTTTCATCTCTGCCACAAGAAGAGTGGTCACGGATGGATGCCACAGCAACTTTGAGAAGACCACGACAACCACATCACTCAGATGgtgaacattttaactggacaGACACAAGTACTATAAAGCGAAGACCCAAAGCATTGGCTCCACCACAAAGTAATGGCACTGATGGAAATGGGCCAGAGAACTTTCGGAGAAGGCCTGTATCAGAAGCTTGTGTTGGAGATGGTGGTAGGGAGGAAGAACTGCATCATGATGGCTTTGGCTCTCTTCCCAGACAAATACTAAAACCCCCAGTTTCACCTAAACCAGCAATGGCCCTTCGAAAACCAGATCTCCCAACTCCTACAAGGAGGGTTCCCTTACCTGGACCCGAAGGTCAACATAGTCCAG tgGAGGTTAAGAAAGTCCCACCTCCAGTATCTCCCAAGCCGAGTCCGCCTCCTACACTGCCCAAACCGGTAAAAATCAAACTAATCCATACAATCGGAACTCCTGGCTCTCTTCAGGCAGATGTTCTCAGCCCATCCAGTGCCTCCTTCAGCCAAGCTCCATCTGAGCAACTGGAGCATCCTCCACAGACTATGAGTCCAGTCACCCCAAAACCAGTGGATGGGAGCATGCTTTCCCCACGTTCAGCAACGTCTCCAGCTCAGAGCCCACAGACTCCTCAGACACCTCAAACCCCACAAACACCTTCTACACCAGGTTCAGGATCAGCTCCAGTGAAGCCCCCGAGGTCTTCCATGGCTGGTCTCTCAGTGGACATCCCAAGCCCTCTGGAAGTAGAACTGCCTGGAGTGGATGTGCAAAGCAAGCTAAGAGAAGTAGAGAAACAAAGAGAGGAAGATGACGGTAGAAGGGATGAAAGAGTAGAGGAAGTTGGAATTGCTAGAATGGAAAGGACAGGTCTGATCAAGATGGATCAAATGTTTCAAGGTGAACAAGGCCTGATTTCAGATACAGGGGAAGGAGCAGGGCCAGTAGTAATGAAAATGAGGAAGGTAGGTGTAGCTAGACAGACACAAGTAGAGGGTGAACCACAAGATGGAGAAGGAAAGACAGAGGTGGAAAGCCAAGGGTTACTGAAGGTTGCTGAAACAGGGGGATCTGCTTCAGGGGACATGGTACAACTCAGACTGGAGGAGACCAGTGCATCCCTGGCTGCTGCTCTGGAAGTAGTAGAGGAAAAGATTAAGAAGGATGACAG CTCCATTGTGGACAACAAGAGCACAGTCAACATTCTCGATGACATTGGCAGCATGTTTGATGATCTTGCGGATCAGTTGGAGGCCATGTTAGATTAA
- the si:dkey-79f11.4 gene encoding interferon-induced protein 44, producing MRISSKLFTNMFGHDLQLKGFSIRSEKKILPFIFKDTMGLAPEALAGSQTEDIINAVFGHVTDGYKFNERQALTYKDQQYTCDPKLSDQCFCLVYVIPSDIFQYIDDRLIDKLKIIRQRISDKGIPKVIVMTKVDEACPLVQNDLRKMYTSKKIKEKMELCSATLGVPLTNIFPVKNYHNEVNTDDDIDVLILKALEQIVQLADDRLEDTDSY from the exons ATGAGGATTTCTTCAAAGCTGTTCACAAATATGTTTGGTCATGATTTGCAGCTCAAAGGATTCTCCatcagaagtgagaaaaaaatattgccCTTCATCTTCAAGGACACCATGGGCTTGGCACCTGAAGCATTGGCAGGGTCGCAAACAGAAGACATCATCAATGCTGTGTTTGGCCACGTGACGGACGGCTATAAA TTCAACGAAAGGCAGGCACTCACTTATAAGGATCAGCAATACACCTGTGACCCCAAGCTCTCCGACCAGTGTTTCTGCCTGGTTTACGTCATACCGTCAGATATATTCCAATACATAGATGATCGTCTTATTGACAAGCTGAAGATCATCCGTCAAAGAATCAGTGACAAGG GGATTCCTAAAGTAATTGTCATGACTAAAGTGGATGAAGCATGTCCGCTGGTCCAAAATGATCTGAGGAAGATGTACACTAGCAAGAAAATCAAGGAGAAG ATGGAGTTGTGCAGTGCTACATTGGGTGTGCCACTGACAAACATATTCCCTGTGAAGAACTACCACAATGAGGTCAACACAGATGATGACATTGACGTTCTGATACTAAAGGCTCTTGAACAGATTGTTCAGCTTGCTGATGATAGATTGGAGGATACTGATAGCTACTGA